The Solanum pennellii chromosome 7, SPENNV200 DNA segment AAGGTCCCTCATACCATGAACTAATCTTCCCCTTtataccaaatctcatcacccctttcatgggtgaaatcttcaaggAGACCCAATCACCTTTTGCAAACTCAAagtctcttcttctattgttggTATAAGATTTTGGCCGACTATAGGATGTTTTCAACCTATCTCTTATCATCTGAACCTTCTCTAAAGCCTCATATATTATCTCGGAACCATGGAGTGAAGATTCACCTACCTCAAACTAGCTAACCgtagacctacatctcctaccatagagtTCTTCAAAAGGTACCATAGAAATACTCAAATGGTAGTTATTGTTATCGGAGAACTCTACCAACGGTAGGTGATcgtcccaattacccttgaagtcaatacaCAAGATCGCAACATATCTTCAAAGGTTTGGCTGGTGCGCTCGACTTAGCCATCTgttgaggatgaaaagtggtactatgtttcacttgagtacctagtCCCTTTTAAAATAGACCTCAAAAAATGAGAACtgaattgggcacctctatccgaGATGATGGATAAAGGGATCCCATGCAACCTCAAATCTCATTAAGGTATAATCTAGCATATTCCTCTGTCGAATAAGTAGATTTGATGGGGATAAAATTGGCAGATTTTATCAATGTATCAACAATGACCCATATGGAATCGTTTTGCCTCCGGGTAAGGGGAAAACCTACAATGAAGTCCATTTTGATATATTCTCATTTCCAAGTAGGGACATCCATTACATGATTTAACCTCTCAGTTTTTGATGTTCggccttgacttgttgacaattaggacatttaGCCACAAACTCCGCTACATCCCTCTTCAAACCGTCacaccaatagacctcttgaAGATCACGATATATTTTTGTTGCACCCAGATGAACAGAATATAATGAATCATGAGCTTCTTCCAAAATTTCCCCTCTCAAGTTATCAACATACGAAGCACACAACCTACCTTTGTACCTACTTACACTTTCCCCTCTTGGGAGGAAGATGCATTGAGCTTACTAAGAACCGACGCCTTCAACTCCATAAATAAAGGGTCAAgatgtttcttagacttcacctcaaccactaaagacgacttggagttatgatgaaccatgaaatccccttttggagaatcttctaaggAACACCTAACTGGGCcaatctatgcacatctttcGCAAGCTCTTTCTTACCCACTTTAACATGAGGCACACTACCAATAGTCATTCGACTCAAAGCATCGGCAACAATATTTGGTTTTCCAGGGTGGTAAaagacactcatatcatagtccCTCAAGAGATCTAACGACCTTCTTTGccagagattcaactccttttgagtgaaccCGTATTGGAGTCTCTTATGATAGGTAATACATCCACAtggaccccatatagataatgcctccatattttcaaagcaaataaTATGTttgctaactcaagatcatgagtcgGATAGTTCTTATCATGCGCCTTGAGTTATCTTGAGTCATATGCTATTACCTTGCCATTTTTcataaggacacaacccaaacctactcgagaagtGTCACAATATACCACACACCCTTTTGTGCCCTTCGGCAAGGCCAATACCAGAGCGTAGGTACGCTTGTCTTTAAACAACTAAAAATTCTTCTCACATGTCTCTGACCATACAAACTTAGAATTATTTTGAGTGAAGGTCGTCAATGGAGATTCGATAGATAAAAgatccctcaacaaacctcctattGTACCCGGCCAAACCCAAAAAGCTTCGAATGTCGGTAGGACTCAAAGGTCTAGTCCAACTTTTGACTACTTCCATTTTTCTTGGATCTACTATTACCCCTTCACTTGACACAATGTGACCAACAAAAGcaaccgatctcaaccaaaactcacacttactatatttggcatagAGTTGGGCATCCTTGAGAACGTGCAAGATTGTTCTCAAATGGTTCACATGGTCACCCTCACTTTTAGAATATATCAAGTTGTCCTAaataaagacaatcacaaacaaatctAGTTAGTTTCAAAGAACTCGATTCATAAGTTCCATGAAAGCCGACAGGGCATTTGttagaccaaaagacatgactCAAAAGTCAAAATGACCATGCCTAGTTCGGAAAGTCGTCTTAGGTATGTCAACTTCTCTAACCCTTAGTTAATGATACCCCgactcaaatcaatttttgagaagtaTCTTGCCACTTcgagttggtcaaacaaatcgTCAAacctagggagaggatacttattctttatggtgaccttatttaGTCGtcaataatcaatgcacatcctaaggaaCCCATCAGAAAGAACATCGGGGCATCCCATGGAAAAATACTTGGTTGTATGAAACCTTTGTCtaataaatctttgagttgaatcTTTAGTTCCTTCAACTCGGTCGGAGCCattcgataaggaggaattgaaatggttTCCTATCCGGCAATAAGTCAATGTCGAAGTCTATTTCCTGCTCGGGAGGAATTACAGGTAAGTCATAGGGGAAGACTGCTGGAAAATCCTtcactatggggaccgactcTATTGAGGGAGTCTCAGACTCAAGATCCTTGACTCTCACAATATGATAAAGACATCTCTTAGAGATTAACTTTCAAGCTTTAAGACATGAAATGATTCGACTTTTTGGATCAAgatttcccccttccactcaaaaatgggttcattGGGAAATTGAAAATTTACTACCCGAGTTCTACAATtgatggaagcaaaacaagaatGTAGTCAATACATccccaaaataacatcaatgTCAAACATATCTAGTTCTACAAAATCCACCAATATGACTCTATTGGGAAATGACACGGGACAACCCCTATAAACTCTTTTAACAAGTACAGAATCACCCACTTGGGTGGAAACTGAAAAGGTTCATGGAAGACATCGGGAAGTACGTCAACATCATGGCCACAAAAggggttacaaaagataaagtggCATCGGGATCTagtaaaagcataaacattaatgcaaaacacttgtaacataccggtgacAACATTGCAAAAtcctcttgatcacccctaTTGCAGTGAGCATAGAAGTGATTTTTTTAGGAGCATTAGGGTTTGGAATATTAGTGGGAGCTTTGGTGATTTCCCTTTCTTTGGCCGCACGGATTGGACAATCCTTCAATTGGTGGCCACCTTTCCCACATCCATAGCAAACACCCATATAAAAAGACACTTCCCTTCatgctttttaccacacttgaAACAAGTAGTTCTTTCCACAAAAGGGTCACTCTTATCTTCTCCTTGAGGCTTAGGGGTAGTCGTCTTCCCTTGAGTGGGATTTGGAGCATTGGAGGGACTTGAATTGAAgaacctctttttgaaccttggtTTATCTTGTATCTCAAATCTAGCCTTGGAGAAATTTCCCTCATTGGGCTTTGATCTCTTCAACTCCCTACCAACTTGTTTAAGCTTctgctcctcaatttgttcggcGTGGACCATAAGATGAGAAATGTCCATGATTGGAATTAGCATAGCCAACCTACATTCATTCACCATAAGATTGGATATccccataaaaaaaattattcgtCTTGGCCGTAGAGTCCCCCACCATGGTGGTAGCACACTTGGATAGTTGAGTAAACTTGAGGAtatactccttcacactcatattcCCTTGacgaagattgatgaattctttcatttttctctatattagttccaagggaaagaacctatcaagggaAGTCGTTTTGGATGCCCCCCAAGTAATCTGGACTTTTCTAATCGGCCTCTCATCTTTCCATtgttcataccaaacttgagccacatctttaaGTTGATAGGCAGCTAGATCCGCCTTTTCTTGAAAAGTCACTCACATTGCATCTACCACCTTGAATACTTCATCTATGAACCCTTGTGGGTCTTCCTCCACCTTGGATCCAAAGAATGtaaggggattcatccttgtgaaatcccttatCGTTGAAGCGGTAGTACTAGTATTGGAGTTCACTTGCACTCTAGCATCCCTAGCAACTTGGGTAGGAAATATTTGAGTCAAACTATGGATGGAATTTgttatctcaacattagacatagccctttattcaataggaacttgagggttttgagaaACTTGAGAGGAATTGCCTCATTCATATTCTCTTCTTCGGCCCTCTAGCATTATTCCTACTTGTATTCATGGcctataagcataagaaaaggattagaaggAAAAAGTATAATAGAGTTAGGACTCCAAAAAGAATCATAGAATAATGAAAAAAGGAAGGTTCCTAATCATCTCATAGTACCCTATTCATAAAGGTGGTGCGCTTCACCTttatgaataagactctactaaaCGTGGTGTGTGTGAAATAAGCCCTACTATTATACCAAACCTTATGCTtagataccaagtttgtaacgatTGGAGAGTACCTTCTAAATGTTACCAGCGTACTCGGCCCCGAAGGGGTCTtctacaagcccttagcataatcatcacatcataatgaacttgaaataatgcagaaaattaaaaactttacatataaagtatacttagacttctcgtTTATCCATATaagaagtttacatagacttctcatttaacAACATAGCCAAATTCATTAACATAGTCTGATATTGTCTCGCACACACCATCTATTAGTAAGAGTTCAACAAAAGTCTTCAAATAGGGTCCTTATCCCTTTAGACACAATACTCTTTAGaaaaaatgaacataaaagAAGGTTACTAAGTCtataacatcaatagagaaaacaTAGAGTGGTATCAAGTGCATATGTCCTCTGACCTTTGAGGACCTACCACAAGTCTTGGAGATAAGAAGACCAAGCTTCACTCAATAGTGGAGGAGCTACCAATTAGACGGAACCTATACTCATAATAGAAAAGGGACAAAAGGGGTTACTAAAATttatgcactaagtatggataaatgcataaaaacttttaaaacatgtGAAGGTACATTTACATGAAAAGTATGCATTTATGATGCACTTGAGGGAATTCACATAACGGACTTGGAAGACCTAGGAAACCAACTCTAGTACCTTCAAAACCTACTCGTGTTATGTGCAGATAGAATCTCGTTctactacctacacgttgtaggACCTATCCAATAGCTAAAGTgtacatcccacatgatgagaataagcattaaccgacatagactacactagctaggtatggaatccggtgtcataaaaccccacaccggggaaggtgttctacttgtcaaaggtagaactaggacaaatcccatgtaggcacatgatttAAGGGATATCAAAaggcttctttgtactctagtctcattcttaagTAAAGCTGCAACCTTAAGCATATCTACTTGGTGCTTttccttggttctcatagagtaagttcattcacaaaAGATTATTAGAAAAGGTACCATCCCTAAGCCTTACCAAATCACAATACCACTACCAAGAAGGGATCCACAAGCGTCTACTAatcaaggttcattaggataACTCATTCATGAAACGGATACCTTGCTAGGTCTATCTGATTCACTTCattattaaccttcttttcatattcaaggtttacATTCACTTATGATTCTAGACTCATCAAGAAGAGGCACCATTCTTAGGTATACTTGTTCAAGAAATTCTCTATAATACCTCGTTTATCATTGAAGTATCAAGTAAGGACAACAaggtctacctaaacaagacaccaTATCTACACATAGAGACTCTTCATAGTCTATAGTCATCACATACCAATATTTAGAGGAAACATGCTTccattcataatatcatatagCTTTATACAAATTCATCTCAACATCATATAGCAACTTCACAATATGCCCATCTTCCACAACAAAACCAATATTTAATTCACCTCATAGAGCCATTAAGATCacaatcataataacaacaagTAGTAAGAACCTCCACTAAATGTGGATCAAACCATACAAAATCAACCctactataataataaattgaatcAACTCACCATTCTCCAATATTACAATTCACCATTATTCAACTTCCAATATAACAAGAGAATACCCATCATCATGCCCATAAGGCCAAATAACCAACTCAACCTTACctcaacaattcaacatatataGGTATATATAACAATAAGAATCAACACTATAAAAAACTCTAAATACAATTCTATCTATAGACAATCACAATTATCAAACCCACTTTAcgaaaattaagaaattagaGGGATCATGAGTTCATGAGGTTTTCACTTGAAATTATCAATTAGAacttaatataatcataaaaatgtgAAAccatttaatgcaagaacctatgAGTTAAAGAAAGAATGGGGTTTTCATCATCATTTGAAAATCTGAAATCTCTTTGAGAATTGGCTCTAGAGAGAAATCTAACTGTAGATAAAGAGTCATCATACCTTAGTATTGAGAAGACCACAAAATTTGGGTTGAAAACTTAGAGAATTGATCCTTTTCTTGGATCTTGAaagttcttcaatggaggatttgtGTAGAGAGAGAATCTAGAGAGAAGGGAgaacttttgatttttaatttgagGGTTTTGTTTTTGATTGGTGAATTGGGTAAAAGTTACTTACAAATCATTTATAATAAATCCTCAAAGTGCCCTAAACACCCCTACACTATTTGGACCTTTTAATTAACTCTAACTTGACCCTTATTTTTCGAACTTTCATCGAGGAGAAAGTCCGCAATGCGGAGGTGTTCCCTGGAGTTTCTGGAAATTAAATTTGGGACAGAGAGGTCCAAGACCATGTCCGCTAAGCGGAACAAATTTTTGTTCCTTTGTAGAGAATGTCCGCGACGGGACTAGCTCCCTAAAGGTTTTGCCCACAAGCAGTATTGACAGCTTCTTGGCCGAaccttgggtcctcctcaaggacccttaggttggTCCTTGGGTAGTTGTACCCGgaagttttgaccctaaacatgtaCATCTAGTTGTTATGGTCATCACTACTGATCTAGACCTCAAAAAATACACTAACATTCAACCCAAAACACCTATCAACATTCGAGCATACAAAGGACTAGTCTTCGAATGTCTTGATCGATCCTTGACGCTTGACCTCAAACACAACCAATATGACCTATAAACTCATTTACTCATTAAATTACTAAGTAAATAACTCTTAAAAAcccatgtgaggctctagatcatcctatttcattttggggTGTTAGACTAGAAGATGTAGAAAGAAACAAAGAATACCATGTTCACAATAGTCTCTAAGAGTGTTGTAAGCATTGGTCAGGACAAGGCCACAATCATACCCAAACGGTACAACAAAATTAAACATCCTATGAAAGCTCATGAATAGGTGGAGCTTACCAACTCCCGGCTGAACCATGAATCCTAAAGAATGGGTCAATCAAAAACACTACCTAGACTTGCAAGCAAGAATAAAAAATGCAGTGTTCCAGTCAATGGGATGTAAGTACgaataaaattgtttttgtaTATAAGGAAGAAAGTCAAATCATAAATAGCTACCGAAAAAGGGTAAT contains these protein-coding regions:
- the LOC107025022 gene encoding uncharacterized protein LOC107025022, translated to MSNVEITNSIHSLTQIFPTQVARDARVQVNSNTSTTASTIRDFTRMNPLTFFGSKVEEDPQGFIDEVFKVVDAMLAMLIPIMDISHLMVHAEQIEEQKLKQVGRELKRSKPNEGNFSKARFEIQDKPRFKKRFFNSSPSNAPNPTQGKTTTPKPQGEDKSDPFVERTTCFKCGKKHEGKCLFIWVFAMDVGKVATN